A window from Desulfovibrio subterraneus encodes these proteins:
- a CDS encoding Hpt domain-containing protein, whose product MMQDRDDEVFEVFVEETYERLAEIEAGLLDLERKHGQVDDEKVHAIFRAAHSIKAGAGLLKLGEIAEVAHRAENILQKVRTGGLEPDSECITALLEAFDSVLLLLNAYRADKERPDVRREIAALEKYL is encoded by the coding sequence ATGATGCAGGATCGAGACGACGAGGTTTTCGAAGTATTTGTTGAAGAAACCTACGAGCGTCTGGCGGAAATTGAAGCCGGATTGCTCGACCTTGAGAGGAAGCATGGGCAGGTGGATGATGAAAAGGTGCATGCCATTTTCAGGGCTGCACACTCCATCAAGGCCGGTGCGGGGTTGCTCAAGCTTGGTGAAATTGCCGAGGTGGCTCACAGGGCTGAGAATATATTGCAGAAAGTGCGTACCGGCGGGCTTGAGCCTGACAGCGAGTGCATAACCGCACTGCTGGAAGCCTTTGACAGTGTGCTGCTGTTGCTGAACGCATACAGGGCGGATAAAGAGAGGCCGGATGTGCGGCGCGAAATTGCCGCGCTTGAAAAGTACCTGTAA
- a CDS encoding glycosyltransferase codes for MNQPKLTVLMSVKNGEPFVRETVQSVLSQTYADFRFLIIDNASKDTTRAIIEGFGDPRIELVALPEDMGQTGALNLGLARAESEYVARLDADDVCMPERLARQVAFLDANPQIALVGTQARFIDRNGALLGHVTEFPEGHGDIVGYMPITNPIVHPSVMFRLAAVRDVGGYDGSISYAQDLALWIALAEKYRLANLPDALLKLRVHPGQETRNVSLGVRRLRDNLQLSLRIYDLRTADADTRALAMLRHHYMHFLLGERREALVGLGRTLLTQPHRVLFNRRLFSALRYALIKAIRIRRLK; via the coding sequence ATGAATCAACCCAAACTTACCGTACTGATGTCGGTGAAGAACGGCGAGCCGTTCGTGCGGGAGACCGTGCAGTCCGTATTGTCCCAGACATATGCGGACTTCCGTTTCCTGATCATCGACAACGCCTCCAAGGATACTACGCGTGCCATAATTGAGGGATTTGGCGATCCGCGTATTGAACTTGTGGCGCTTCCCGAGGATATGGGCCAGACGGGTGCACTGAATCTCGGGCTCGCGCGTGCGGAGTCCGAATATGTAGCCCGGCTGGATGCCGACGATGTGTGCATGCCCGAGCGTCTGGCGCGGCAGGTGGCCTTTCTGGACGCCAACCCCCAGATTGCACTGGTAGGCACGCAGGCCCGGTTCATTGACCGTAACGGTGCCCTGCTGGGGCACGTGACCGAGTTCCCCGAAGGACACGGTGATATTGTGGGCTACATGCCCATAACAAACCCCATCGTGCATCCTTCCGTCATGTTCCGTCTTGCGGCGGTGCGCGACGTGGGCGGCTATGACGGCAGCATTTCCTATGCGCAGGATCTTGCGCTGTGGATAGCGCTGGCGGAGAAATACCGCCTTGCCAACCTGCCGGATGCCCTTCTCAAACTGCGCGTGCATCCGGGACAGGAAACGCGCAATGTCTCGCTCGGTGTCCGCAGACTGCGGGACAACCTGCAGCTTTCGCTGCGCATCTACGATCTGCGCACGGCAGATGCGGATACCCGCGCCCTTGCCATGCTGCGCCATCACTATATGCATTTTCTGCTTGGTGAACGGCGCGAGGCACTCGTCGGTCTGGGGCGTACCCTGCTGACGCAGCCGCACAGGGTGCTTTTCAACCGCAGGCTGTTTTCGGCCCTGCGGTATGCGCTTATCAAGGCGATACGCATACGCCGTCTGAAGTAG
- a CDS encoding SRPBCC family protein translates to MTTNERKDLAATMHVDAAPETVFPLLCPVREYDWIEQWQCTMVYTRSGYAEPGCVFQTAFKNDAGGDEITDTWVVCRHEPDREVAFVRNNGHRTILYTITLEPDIRGTRMTWKQQLTGLTPEGNDMVRAATQAEFTTLVASLEIMLDHYCITGRRLSADDVRERLAGAS, encoded by the coding sequence ATGACCACCAATGAACGAAAGGATCTTGCGGCAACCATGCATGTGGATGCAGCGCCGGAAACCGTGTTTCCCCTGCTCTGCCCCGTGCGTGAATACGACTGGATTGAACAATGGCAGTGCACAATGGTATATACCCGTTCGGGCTATGCAGAACCGGGCTGCGTCTTTCAGACCGCTTTCAAGAATGACGCAGGCGGTGACGAGATTACGGACACGTGGGTCGTCTGCCGGCATGAGCCGGACAGGGAAGTGGCCTTTGTCCGCAACAACGGGCACAGGACCATTCTCTACACCATAACGCTTGAACCAGATATCCGTGGCACGCGGATGACATGGAAGCAGCAGCTCACCGGCCTTACGCCGGAGGGCAACGACATGGTCAGGGCTGCAACGCAGGCGGAGTTTACCACCCTCGTTGCCTCGCTGGAAATAATGCTCGATCATTATTGCATCACGGGGCGGCGGCTTTCCGCTGACGACGTGCGTGAGCGCCTCGCCGGAGCCAGTTAA
- a CDS encoding TIGR00282 family metallophosphoesterase, with the protein MRILFFGDVMGKPGRVVLKRKLPELRERLGADMVIANGENASGGVGLTTDVLRELLGMGVDVVTTGNHIWKHREMYSGLEREQRVVRPANYPAGAPGRGMTVVELASGHRVAVLNLQGRTFMDDVDCPFHVADALLKTLPDDVCIRFIDFHAEATSEKKALGWYLDGRISALVGTHTHVQTADPMILPEGTGYLTDAGMCGVEASCLGMDKDVIVTRFLTKLPQRFILAKGDVTVNGVLVEVDPATGKAVHIELVRE; encoded by the coding sequence ATGCGGATTCTTTTTTTCGGTGACGTGATGGGCAAGCCCGGCAGGGTGGTGCTGAAACGCAAACTGCCTGAGCTGCGTGAGCGGCTTGGCGCGGATATGGTCATTGCCAACGGCGAGAACGCTTCCGGCGGCGTGGGCCTGACCACGGACGTGCTGCGCGAGCTTCTGGGCATGGGGGTGGACGTTGTTACCACCGGCAACCATATCTGGAAGCACCGCGAAATGTATTCGGGACTGGAAAGGGAGCAGCGCGTGGTGCGCCCCGCCAATTATCCCGCAGGCGCGCCGGGCAGGGGCATGACGGTTGTGGAGCTTGCGTCCGGACACCGTGTGGCTGTGCTCAATCTGCAGGGCCGCACGTTCATGGACGATGTGGATTGCCCCTTCCATGTGGCGGACGCACTGCTCAAGACGCTGCCGGACGATGTATGCATCCGGTTCATCGATTTTCATGCAGAGGCCACCAGCGAGAAAAAAGCGCTGGGCTGGTATCTGGACGGACGCATAAGCGCCCTGGTCGGCACGCACACCCATGTGCAGACCGCCGACCCCATGATTCTGCCGGAAGGAACCGGCTATCTTACCGACGCGGGCATGTGCGGGGTGGAAGCCTCGTGCCTTGGCATGGACAAGGACGTGATCGTCACCCGTTTCCTGACCAAGCTGCCCCAGAGGTTCATTCTTGCAAAGGGCGATGTCACCGTGAACGGTGTGCTCGTGGAGGTCGACCCCGCAACGGGCAAGGCCGTGCACATCGAGCTTGTGCGCGAATAG
- the tyrS gene encoding tyrosine--tRNA ligase, protein MDIDKQLEIIQRGCAELINVEELRKKLQRGKPLRVKMGFDPTAPDLHLGHCVAIHKLRHFQELGHTVIFLIGDFTGMIGDPSGRSETRPPLTREDVLRNAETYKEQVFKILDPEKTEVRFNSEWMDKFDAADFIRLASRYTVARMLERDDFEKRYKSNTPISVHEFLYPLIQGYDSVALKADIELGGTDQKFNLLMGRHLQSQEGQESQCIMTMPILEGLDGVKKMSKSYGNYIGVNDEPADMFGKVMSISDELMWRYYELVSRKSLEEIAELKKGVESGALHPKAAKEELAMDIVGQYHGDDKGEEARQGFNAVFAKGGIPDDIETFSCEQGEASAPAAFLADAGLSKSRGEARRLIKQGAFSVDGEKNEDAEAPLAKGEYIIKLGKKRFLKLLVQ, encoded by the coding sequence ATGGATATTGATAAGCAGCTAGAGATCATCCAGCGCGGCTGCGCTGAACTGATCAACGTTGAGGAACTTCGCAAGAAGCTGCAGCGCGGTAAGCCGCTGCGTGTGAAGATGGGCTTTGACCCCACCGCGCCCGACCTGCACCTCGGGCACTGCGTCGCCATACACAAGCTCCGCCATTTTCAGGAGCTTGGTCATACCGTCATCTTTCTGATCGGCGACTTCACCGGCATGATCGGCGACCCTTCTGGTCGCTCTGAAACGCGTCCGCCCCTGACCCGCGAAGACGTTCTGCGTAACGCGGAAACCTACAAGGAGCAGGTGTTCAAGATTCTCGATCCCGAAAAGACCGAGGTACGCTTCAACTCCGAGTGGATGGACAAGTTCGATGCAGCCGATTTCATCCGTCTGGCTTCCCGCTATACCGTGGCACGCATGCTCGAGCGCGATGATTTTGAAAAGCGCTACAAGAGCAACACCCCCATTTCCGTTCACGAATTCCTGTATCCCCTGATTCAGGGCTACGACTCCGTTGCGCTGAAGGCCGACATCGAACTCGGCGGCACCGACCAGAAGTTCAACCTGCTCATGGGCCGCCACCTGCAGTCGCAGGAAGGGCAGGAATCGCAGTGCATCATGACCATGCCCATTCTGGAAGGTCTGGACGGCGTGAAGAAGATGTCCAAGTCCTACGGCAACTACATCGGCGTGAACGACGAACCTGCCGACATGTTCGGCAAGGTCATGTCCATTTCCGACGAGCTGATGTGGCGTTACTACGAGCTGGTTTCCCGCAAGTCTCTTGAGGAAATCGCCGAGCTGAAGAAGGGCGTGGAAAGCGGTGCTCTGCATCCCAAGGCCGCCAAGGAAGAACTGGCCATGGATATCGTGGGCCAGTACCACGGCGACGACAAAGGCGAAGAAGCGCGTCAGGGCTTCAACGCCGTGTTTGCCAAGGGCGGTATTCCGGATGACATCGAAACCTTCTCCTGCGAGCAGGGCGAAGCATCCGCTCCGGCTGCCTTCCTTGCCGATGCCGGACTCAGCAAGTCCCGCGGTGAAGCGCGTCGCCTGATCAAGCAGGGCGCATTCAGCGTGGACGGCGAAAAGAACGAAGACGCGGAAGCCCCGCTTGCCAAGGGTGAATACATCATCAAGCTCGGCAAGAAGAGGTTCCTGAAACTTCTGGTGCAATAG
- a CDS encoding lytic murein transglycosylase, which produces MTVYQIITRYDNPCHPLLAGCRNIGGRSVALLRAMTLLLALGTLGGCAASSSHAQEAHAAVPPKEGMQTISVEPLNSTEPMEPALVRYDEGWNHLVEKLVADGFDRTYVESLFGRVENPYSAGPMGHKMRALFTTKFAPRKQEPKKTKKAPAPAIYSGVLVPENMRRARTFLETHSESLRAMEKRFGVPKEIAVGLMLVETRLGNYLGKEQAFRNLACLAASDTLESVRPHLSGLQITSDRAKWLSKRIGDKSTWAYDELKALITYSSQSGLDPVTMPGSIYGAVGICQFMPSNILRFGVDGDGDGTVNLFHASDAMHSLANYLKYHGWKPGLSREKQNRVLRHYNNSATYANTILAVADALR; this is translated from the coding sequence ATGACTGTGTACCAGATAATCACGAGATACGACAACCCTTGCCATCCGCTTCTTGCCGGATGCAGGAATATCGGAGGCCGCAGCGTCGCCCTGCTGCGCGCCATGACGTTGTTGCTTGCCCTTGGAACCCTCGGCGGGTGCGCGGCTTCTTCCTCGCATGCGCAGGAAGCCCACGCTGCCGTGCCTCCGAAAGAGGGCATGCAGACCATATCGGTAGAACCTCTTAACAGCACGGAACCTATGGAACCTGCGCTCGTCAGATATGATGAGGGCTGGAACCATCTGGTTGAAAAGCTTGTGGCGGACGGGTTTGACCGGACCTATGTGGAAAGCCTGTTCGGGCGGGTGGAGAATCCCTATTCCGCCGGTCCCATGGGGCATAAGATGCGCGCGCTTTTCACTACCAAGTTTGCCCCCCGCAAGCAGGAACCCAAAAAGACCAAAAAGGCGCCTGCTCCCGCCATCTATTCCGGCGTGCTGGTGCCTGAGAACATGCGCAGGGCCAGAACCTTTCTGGAAACACACAGCGAAAGCCTGCGGGCAATGGAAAAGCGCTTCGGCGTACCCAAGGAAATAGCCGTGGGGCTCATGCTGGTGGAAACCCGTCTGGGCAACTATCTCGGCAAGGAGCAGGCCTTCCGCAACCTTGCCTGCCTTGCGGCATCGGATACGCTGGAAAGCGTCCGCCCGCATCTTTCCGGCCTGCAGATAACCAGCGACCGGGCCAAGTGGCTTTCCAAGCGCATAGGGGACAAATCCACGTGGGCCTATGATGAGCTCAAGGCACTTATCACCTACTCCAGCCAGAGCGGGCTGGACCCTGTGACCATGCCCGGTTCCATTTACGGCGCTGTGGGTATCTGTCAGTTCATGCCATCCAATATTCTCCGTTTCGGTGTGGATGGCGACGGCGACGGCACGGTGAACCTGTTCCATGCATCCGATGCCATGCACAGCCTTGCCAACTATCTGAAATATCATGGATGGAAGCCCGGCCTGAGCAGGGAGAAGCAGAACAGGGTGTTGCGCCACTACAACAACAGCGCAACGTATGCCAACACCATTCTCGCCGTGGCCGATGCGTTGCGGTAA
- a CDS encoding glycosyltransferase family 4 protein: MRILVLGSYAPSLVNFRGPLLRAMLAAGHTVIAAAPDLDADTVRTLHDMGVETAQVPLSRKGLNPARDIAALAALVKTIRGIAPDVMLSYTIKPVVYGSIAARLAGVPRIYAMVEGLGYAFNGKGFKRTVLAVIAGTLYAAGMSVCRSVFFLNEDNRNFFRKYRIISGSRRTCLVNGTGIDLDHYAPAPLPQDHAQAPVFLCIARLLREKGVREFAEAARLVKEQYPAAVFRLVGPFDRGVDCVSEDEVAPWRAWMDIPGPSSDVRPDIAGCSVYVLPSYHEGVPRTTLEAMSMQRAVVTTDAVGCRETVREGRNGYMVPVGDAKALAEAMMRFIRQPERIAAMGLESRRYAEERFDVHKVNEAVLREMDLL; this comes from the coding sequence GTGCGCATTCTCGTGCTGGGCAGCTATGCCCCCTCTCTTGTGAATTTTCGCGGTCCGCTTCTGCGGGCCATGCTGGCTGCCGGGCATACTGTCATTGCCGCAGCCCCCGATCTTGATGCCGATACCGTGCGCACCCTGCATGACATGGGCGTGGAAACCGCACAGGTGCCGCTCAGCCGCAAGGGGCTCAATCCCGCAAGGGATATTGCCGCGCTGGCCGCGCTGGTGAAGACCATACGCGGCATTGCGCCGGACGTGATGCTCTCCTACACCATCAAGCCCGTGGTCTACGGCTCCATTGCGGCCCGCCTTGCGGGTGTGCCCCGCATCTACGCCATGGTCGAAGGGCTGGGCTATGCCTTCAACGGCAAGGGCTTCAAGCGTACCGTGCTGGCCGTCATCGCAGGCACATTGTATGCGGCGGGCATGAGCGTGTGCCGGTCCGTCTTCTTCCTCAACGAGGACAACAGAAATTTCTTCCGAAAGTACCGCATCATATCCGGTTCACGCCGGACCTGTCTGGTAAACGGCACCGGCATAGACCTTGATCATTATGCGCCCGCGCCGTTGCCGCAGGATCATGCGCAGGCCCCCGTGTTCCTGTGCATTGCCCGCCTGCTGCGTGAAAAAGGTGTGCGCGAGTTTGCAGAGGCTGCACGGCTCGTGAAGGAACAGTATCCCGCTGCCGTGTTCCGGCTGGTGGGGCCTTTTGACAGGGGCGTGGACTGCGTGAGCGAGGACGAAGTAGCTCCGTGGCGGGCGTGGATGGATATTCCCGGTCCGTCTTCGGACGTGCGGCCCGACATAGCAGGCTGCTCGGTGTATGTGCTGCCCTCGTACCACGAAGGTGTGCCGCGTACCACGCTGGAGGCCATGAGCATGCAGCGTGCCGTAGTAACCACCGATGCGGTGGGCTGCCGCGAGACGGTGCGCGAGGGCCGCAACGGCTATATGGTACCCGTGGGCGATGCAAAGGCGCTGGCAGAGGCCATGATGCGTTTCATCAGGCAGCCGGAACGCATTGCAGCCATGGGGCTTGAATCGCGCCGGTACGCCGAAGAACGTTTTGACGTGCACAAGGTGAACGAGGCCGTGCTGCGGGAGATGGATCTTCTGTAA
- a CDS encoding DinB family protein, with translation MINMERARSVVADFQTLLDATPPEAAHVRPEAEAWTLSEIVGHLIDSASNNHQRFVRLRFGDLKGFPAYEPEPWVQAQQYDGCDFAMLKTLWSSYNALLLHLAACTPQQAKPNAWHRVSDSLTLEFIVADYYEHLQLHVEHYARRLAEVQTFLSHA, from the coding sequence ATGATCAATATGGAGAGAGCCCGTTCCGTGGTTGCGGATTTTCAGACCCTGCTGGATGCAACCCCGCCGGAGGCAGCGCATGTCCGCCCTGAGGCAGAAGCCTGGACCCTTTCGGAAATCGTGGGGCATCTCATCGATTCGGCATCCAACAATCACCAGCGGTTCGTGCGGCTGCGTTTTGGCGACCTGAAGGGATTTCCCGCTTACGAGCCGGAGCCGTGGGTACAGGCGCAGCAGTATGACGGATGCGACTTTGCCATGCTCAAAACCCTGTGGAGCAGCTACAATGCGCTGCTGCTGCATCTGGCGGCCTGCACCCCGCAGCAGGCAAAGCCCAACGCATGGCACCGTGTTTCAGATTCCCTGACGCTGGAATTCATCGTGGCGGATTATTACGAGCACCTGCAACTGCATGTGGAGCACTATGCCCGCCGTCTTGCGGAAGTGCAGACCTTTCTGTCGCATGCCTGA
- a CDS encoding chemotaxis protein, with amino-acid sequence MSVDHNILLESGTNELEVLELFISERLPDGSVAPCHFGVNVAKVMQVIEAPKFAAPESASNPCFMGMIDIRNMMVPVLDLSRWLKMDMVHADHDVIMVTEFSHSVTGFLVSGVTEIHRVGWQEVQPPSGYITKIGTNCIVGMVDLGDHFVQLVDLENVLADLDPQTFEKAEHKGAQASRSYKALVADDSATIRLMLRKNLESANFELTMVNNGQDALNQLRAFRTQSQEEGRPLSDFVDIVISDIEMPLMDGFTLTKNVKEDAVLGSLPVILYSSLITNELRHKGDSVGADDQISKPDLDMMAQRALELLEKRP; translated from the coding sequence ATGAGCGTTGACCACAATATCCTGCTGGAATCAGGCACCAACGAACTGGAAGTGCTGGAACTGTTCATTTCTGAGCGTTTGCCTGACGGTTCTGTGGCACCCTGCCACTTCGGTGTAAACGTCGCCAAGGTCATGCAGGTGATCGAGGCTCCCAAGTTCGCCGCTCCTGAATCTGCTTCCAACCCCTGTTTCATGGGCATGATCGATATCCGCAACATGATGGTGCCTGTGCTTGATCTCAGCCGCTGGCTCAAGATGGATATGGTGCATGCGGACCATGACGTGATCATGGTGACGGAATTCAGCCATTCCGTAACGGGCTTTCTGGTTTCCGGTGTGACGGAGATTCACCGTGTAGGATGGCAGGAAGTTCAGCCCCCGAGCGGCTATATCACCAAAATCGGAACCAACTGTATTGTAGGCATGGTTGATCTGGGTGATCATTTCGTCCAGCTTGTGGACCTTGAGAATGTTCTGGCTGACCTTGACCCTCAGACGTTTGAAAAAGCTGAGCACAAAGGGGCGCAGGCGTCCCGTTCCTACAAGGCGCTTGTGGCTGACGATTCCGCCACCATCAGGCTTATGCTCCGCAAGAATCTGGAATCCGCCAACTTCGAGCTCACTATGGTGAACAACGGGCAGGATGCCCTGAACCAGCTCAGGGCGTTCCGCACGCAGTCGCAGGAAGAGGGCAGGCCGCTCTCGGATTTCGTGGACATTGTCATTTCGGACATAGAAATGCCTCTTATGGATGGCTTCACCCTGACCAAGAACGTGAAGGAAGATGCCGTGCTGGGCAGCCTGCCTGTCATTCTCTATTCTTCACTCATCACCAATGAACTGCGGCACAAGGGAGACTCGGTGGGCGCAGATGATCAGATATCCAAGCCCGATCTCGACATGATGGCGCAACGCGCGCTGGAATTGCTTGAAAAACGCCCCTGA
- a CDS encoding YhjD/YihY/BrkB family envelope integrity protein — MTQPTKTQNSLKEQTGKIVSFVTRDIWLQDIDPQDRRQRGLAGLLKWLYLVVHGFMKDQCLLRASALTYTTVLSIVPFLAVAFSISKGMGLQNSEGLRTLLLNVSAGNTQTVDHILTYVNNTNVGTLGSIGMATLLLTVGSVMGTIEKAFNSIWGVTQGRTMWRKFTDFFSVALICPLVYGVAFSVSASLQSDSVVQKLLSYSALSYAYLAALKFIPLFMVAMMLLFLYVFIPNTKVRIPSGLVGAVIAATLWKLVENLYVTYQVGAAKYNAIYGGFAQVPLFLVWVYISWVIVLLGVEFSFAMQNVRTFENEIRSDTATREERDKLAALSMLLLTRRFYEHGGPVPLADISESLRAPVRLVQNVMGIMQKQGMVAQTSTDEPAYALCAPPENIRFTDIIYALASHRTTSSKRPMTARFGFINRTFRTMYDDTARSEANMTLKEYCERVLPADFGAAAAAHKHRPQPEQAMPTGDEAPPKNTESSETERQY; from the coding sequence ATGACGCAACCCACAAAAACACAGAATTCACTGAAGGAGCAGACGGGAAAAATTGTCAGCTTCGTCACCCGCGATATCTGGCTCCAGGACATAGACCCGCAGGACAGACGGCAGCGTGGTCTGGCCGGTCTGCTCAAATGGCTCTATCTGGTTGTGCACGGATTCATGAAGGACCAGTGCCTGCTCAGGGCATCCGCACTTACCTATACCACCGTGCTCTCCATCGTCCCCTTTCTCGCGGTGGCCTTTTCCATATCCAAGGGTATGGGCCTGCAGAACTCCGAGGGGCTGCGCACACTGCTGCTCAATGTTTCCGCAGGCAATACGCAGACCGTGGACCATATTCTCACCTACGTGAACAATACCAATGTGGGGACGCTGGGGTCCATAGGCATGGCCACCCTGTTGCTCACGGTCGGTTCCGTCATGGGCACCATCGAAAAGGCCTTCAACTCCATATGGGGGGTCACGCAGGGCCGCACCATGTGGCGCAAATTCACGGACTTCTTTTCCGTGGCACTCATCTGCCCGCTGGTCTACGGGGTGGCATTCAGTGTAAGCGCATCGCTGCAGAGCGATTCCGTGGTGCAGAAACTGCTCTCTTACAGTGCCCTCAGCTACGCCTATCTCGCCGCCCTCAAGTTCATTCCGCTCTTCATGGTGGCGATGATGCTGCTCTTCCTTTATGTCTTCATCCCCAACACCAAGGTACGCATTCCTTCAGGCCTTGTCGGTGCGGTCATCGCGGCCACGCTGTGGAAGCTCGTGGAAAACCTCTATGTCACCTATCAGGTGGGCGCGGCCAAATACAACGCCATATACGGCGGCTTTGCGCAGGTTCCGCTTTTCCTTGTGTGGGTATACATAAGCTGGGTCATCGTGCTGCTGGGGGTGGAGTTCAGCTTCGCCATGCAGAACGTGCGCACCTTTGAAAACGAAATACGCTCGGACACGGCCACCCGCGAAGAGCGCGACAAGCTTGCAGCGCTTTCCATGCTGCTGCTCACCCGCCGTTTTTACGAGCACGGCGGCCCCGTGCCGCTGGCCGATATTTCCGAATCGCTGCGTGCTCCCGTGCGCCTTGTACAGAACGTCATGGGCATAATGCAGAAGCAAGGCATGGTGGCCCAGACAAGCACCGACGAGCCTGCCTATGCCCTGTGTGCGCCACCGGAAAACATACGCTTCACCGACATCATCTACGCGCTGGCATCGCACCGCACCACAAGCAGCAAGCGCCCCATGACAGCGCGCTTCGGCTTCATCAACCGTACCTTCAGGACCATGTATGATGATACGGCCCGCAGCGAAGCCAACATGACGCTCAAGGAATATTGTGAGCGCGTGTTGCCCGCCGATTTCGGTGCCGCGGCTGCAGCGCACAAGCACAGACCCCAGCCGGAACAGGCCATGCCGACCGGTGACGAAGCACCCCCGAAAAACACCGAATCTTCCGAGACAGAACGTCAATACTGA
- a CDS encoding molybdopterin molybdotransferase MoeA encodes MKNGFFNVLSVTAFVDVLRTFSPLTEETVSGMAADGRVLAQDVVSGEDLPAAPRSCMDGYALRAQDVFGASEMNPAYLESVGAVPIEKPAEFSLRPGECASIVTGGILPEGADAVMMIEHTEELGAGTVEMRKSLAPADNVMLKGEDAGAGKVALAAGTLLRPQEIGLLAALGIADVAVHARPRVGILSTGDELVPVAQTPQVGQVRDVNSSTLARSVARAGGLPTQYGLVKDDLASLESALRTALDANDAVFLSGGSSVGTRDLTVAAIERIEGMELVNHGVAISPGKPLILARCGNKAVWGLPGQVASAQVVMFVLGMPFLRHLAGWRNPFDQSLWPARRAVLTRNVASKPGREDYVRVRLDAVDGSVRATPVTGKSGLLKTLILSQGVIRIPSDSEGVYEGAEVDVLLF; translated from the coding sequence ATGAAGAACGGTTTTTTCAATGTGCTGAGCGTGACCGCGTTTGTCGATGTGCTGCGGACCTTCTCTCCCCTGACGGAAGAAACGGTGTCCGGCATGGCGGCGGATGGCCGCGTGCTGGCGCAGGATGTGGTTTCCGGTGAAGACCTGCCTGCCGCGCCGCGTTCCTGCATGGACGGCTACGCGCTGCGTGCGCAGGATGTTTTCGGCGCTTCCGAAATGAACCCCGCCTATCTGGAAAGTGTGGGCGCGGTGCCCATAGAGAAGCCTGCGGAATTTTCGCTGCGGCCCGGAGAGTGTGCTTCCATCGTGACCGGGGGCATTCTGCCGGAAGGGGCCGATGCCGTGATGATGATCGAGCACACAGAGGAGCTGGGCGCAGGCACTGTGGAAATGCGCAAGTCCCTTGCCCCCGCCGACAACGTGATGCTCAAGGGGGAAGATGCCGGAGCGGGCAAGGTGGCCCTTGCAGCCGGAACCCTGCTGCGCCCGCAGGAAATTGGCCTGCTGGCGGCCCTTGGTATTGCGGATGTTGCCGTGCATGCCCGGCCCCGTGTGGGCATTCTTTCCACCGGAGACGAGCTTGTGCCGGTGGCGCAGACCCCGCAGGTGGGGCAGGTGCGCGATGTGAACAGCTCAACCCTTGCACGCAGCGTGGCGCGAGCAGGTGGTCTGCCCACGCAGTACGGCCTTGTGAAGGATGATCTTGCCAGCCTTGAATCCGCGTTGCGCACGGCGCTGGACGCCAACGACGCCGTCTTTCTTTCCGGCGGCAGTTCCGTGGGCACACGCGATCTCACCGTGGCTGCCATTGAACGCATAGAAGGCATGGAACTCGTGAACCACGGGGTGGCCATCAGCCCAGGCAAACCGCTCATTCTGGCTCGCTGCGGCAATAAGGCCGTGTGGGGGCTGCCCGGTCAGGTGGCCTCTGCGCAGGTGGTCATGTTCGTGCTGGGCATGCCGTTTCTGCGGCACCTTGCCGGTTGGCGTAATCCGTTCGATCAGTCCCTGTGGCCCGCCCGCCGTGCTGTGCTGACGCGCAACGTGGCTTCCAAGCCGGGGCGCGAAGATTATGTGCGCGTGCGGCTTGATGCCGTGGACGGCAGCGTGCGCGCCACCCCCGTGACAGGCAAATCCGGCCTGCTCAAGACGCTGATTTTGTCGCAGGGGGTCATACGCATTCCCTCCGACAGCGAAGGCGTGTATGAAGGGGCGGAGGTTGATGTGCTTCTTTTCTGA